In Candidatus Kryptobacter tengchongensis, the following are encoded in one genomic region:
- a CDS encoding thiamine biosynthesis lipoprotein encodes MNRSIKLFFALILFKVAMAQGTSYYLMGTYAYIELPSQNLNLTAYKYLKEIEMKLSDYLDSSEVSKINLNAGDKFVKVSDVTLEAIKNSIEISRKTWGFFDVTFGALTINAKRLGKISEDSARKLINFMDIVISGDSVMLARKGMSIDLGGIGKGFAIEKTYNYLKINSGFISIGGDMKVWGHKRTLAIKNPIEGGALVQMINSKDVSISTSGNYLRKHIETRDDKIVQITVAHENSTFADAYATALFAMSKDLKEKFLSENPDVGVLMLYEDGSVFMNKKFREFFEVIIFKDAAKYISKTKKR; translated from the coding sequence ATGAACAGATCCATCAAACTTTTCTTTGCTCTCATCTTGTTTAAGGTTGCGATGGCGCAGGGAACAAGTTATTATCTTATGGGAACATATGCTTACATTGAACTGCCTTCGCAAAATTTGAATCTCACTGCTTACAAATATCTAAAGGAAATTGAAATGAAACTTTCCGACTACCTTGACTCTTCAGAGGTTTCAAAGATAAATTTAAATGCTGGGGATAAATTTGTTAAGGTTTCCGATGTTACGCTTGAAGCGATAAAAAACTCAATTGAAATTTCTCGGAAAACATGGGGCTTTTTTGATGTTACATTTGGAGCTTTAACGATCAATGCTAAAAGGTTGGGTAAAATATCGGAAGATAGTGCCCGCAAACTTATTAACTTTATGGATATAGTAATTTCTGGTGATAGCGTAATGCTGGCAAGAAAAGGAATGTCAATTGACCTTGGAGGGATAGGGAAGGGATTTGCAATTGAAAAAACATATAATTATTTGAAGATAAACTCTGGGTTTATCTCAATTGGTGGTGACATGAAGGTTTGGGGGCATAAAAGGACGCTTGCAATTAAAAATCCAATAGAAGGTGGTGCGCTTGTTCAAATGATCAATTCAAAAGATGTCAGTATTTCAACATCTGGAAATTACCTGAGAAAACATATTGAGACAAGAGATGATAAAATTGTTCAAATAACGGTTGCGCATGAAAACTCAACCTTTGCAGATGCCTATGCAACTGCTCTTTTCGCAATGTCAAAAGATTTGAAGGAAAAATTTTTGAGTGAAAATCCTGATGTTGGTGTTTTAATGCTTTATGAGGATGGTTCTGTTTTCATGAATAAGAAATTCAGGGAATTTTTTGAGGTAATAATTTTCAAAGATGCTGCTAAATATATTTCAAAAACAAAAAAGAGGTAA
- a CDS encoding FMN-binding domain-containing protein, which yields MLSVFLLILLLAIQGKKPEEVLSEIYPNSKIEIKNITISDSQAEKVKELSGIKIENRLVTFYLVKVNSKIKAYAYVDIHIVRTHPEVVLYVLNERGEIELIQILSFKEPPEYMADDNWLRYLKGKTIGKDLLRLRRDVPNMTGATLTSKAITDNARKIIALWKVIFEEVK from the coding sequence ATGTTAAGTGTTTTCTTGTTAATTTTATTGCTTGCAATTCAAGGTAAGAAACCAGAAGAAGTTTTAAGTGAGATTTATCCTAATTCAAAGATTGAGATAAAGAATATTACTATCTCTGATTCACAGGCTGAGAAAGTTAAGGAGTTGTCGGGAATCAAAATTGAAAATAGGCTTGTTACATTTTATTTGGTTAAGGTGAATTCAAAAATCAAGGCGTATGCTTATGTTGATATTCATATCGTAAGAACTCATCCAGAGGTTGTATTGTATGTTTTAAATGAGCGTGGGGAGATTGAATTAATACAAATTCTTTCTTTCAAAGAACCACCTGAATATATGGCAGATGATAACTGGCTGAGATATCTTAAGGGCAAGACAATAGGGAAAGATCTATTAAGATTAAGAAGAGATGTCCCGAACATGACGGGTGCAACTCTTACATCTAAGGCAATAACTGATAACGCAAGGAAAATCATAGCTTTGTGGAAAGTAATTTTTGAGGAGGTGAAATGA
- a CDS encoding Outer membrane protein family (DUF1597), with protein MRTSLRILFFISILFMLMFDFSFAQSEEEKIKQIEERIKRLELEVLKIKDINEQREQMVREIEALKEEIRQLRLEVAMPEIELKSYFGLGPAASKIYYTPRGLSIAGYGEITYENYIDNSKTDRGDVLRFVPYIGYKFTDNIIVNTELEIEHAGIGNVGNRNPEIYVEFLYVDFILHPRFNIRTGLFLIPTSRMNEFHEPPVYFGVLRPDVERFIIPTVWRELGVMVYGEFTKGFSYKAGIVNGLRTDLIGDWIAGGRQRGATINFDKFAGSFGVVFEVVKNLTLASSLYYGAGSDKAGASERGSEDARFSLLTTEGGVQLKNLSIKGLFAYGSAKGNDVYKSRSGRASKVYGWYLEAGYNLIPLINPETVISFAPFVRYEKYNLNKNVFTGNLDPTKDRSVFTIGLDFKPHPQVVIKADYQIRNTASNLPAGKGVGKDEWKIDQFNIGIGFIF; from the coding sequence ATGAGAACAAGCTTAAGGATATTGTTTTTTATAAGCATATTGTTCATGTTGATGTTTGATTTTTCATTCGCTCAATCAGAGGAGGAAAAAATTAAGCAAATTGAGGAGCGAATTAAACGCTTGGAGCTTGAGGTTTTGAAAATTAAAGATATAAATGAGCAAAGAGAGCAGATGGTTCGGGAAATTGAAGCACTCAAGGAAGAAATAAGACAACTTCGTCTTGAGGTTGCGATGCCGGAAATTGAATTGAAATCATATTTTGGGCTTGGTCCGGCTGCATCAAAAATTTATTATACCCCAAGGGGTCTCTCAATCGCCGGATATGGTGAGATAACCTATGAGAATTACATTGATAACTCAAAAACTGACAGAGGGGATGTGTTAAGATTTGTACCATACATCGGATATAAATTTACAGATAACATTATTGTTAACACTGAACTTGAAATTGAACATGCAGGAATTGGAAATGTTGGGAATAGAAATCCGGAGATTTATGTTGAGTTCCTGTATGTTGATTTTATTTTACATCCAAGATTTAACATAAGGACTGGTTTATTTCTTATTCCAACCAGTAGGATGAACGAGTTTCATGAACCGCCTGTTTATTTTGGGGTGTTGCGTCCAGATGTTGAAAGATTTATAATTCCGACGGTATGGAGGGAACTTGGAGTTATGGTTTATGGTGAGTTCACAAAGGGGTTTTCTTACAAGGCTGGGATAGTGAATGGCTTGAGGACAGATTTGATAGGTGATTGGATTGCTGGGGGAAGGCAAAGAGGGGCAACAATCAATTTTGATAAATTTGCAGGAAGTTTTGGAGTTGTTTTTGAAGTTGTTAAGAATCTGACGCTTGCCTCCTCACTTTATTATGGTGCTGGAAGTGATAAAGCGGGTGCAAGCGAGAGGGGAAGTGAAGATGCAAGATTTTCGCTTTTGACGACCGAGGGCGGAGTTCAACTTAAAAACTTATCTATTAAAGGCTTATTTGCATATGGCAGTGCAAAAGGCAATGATGTTTACAAAAGTCGGAGTGGAAGAGCAAGCAAGGTCTATGGTTGGTATTTGGAAGCGGGTTATAATTTAATTCCATTAATTAATCCTGAAACAGTCATCTCATTTGCTCCATTCGTAAGATATGAAAAGTATAATCTCAACAAAAATGTCTTTACGGGAAATTTAGATCCAACAAAAGATAGAAGTGTATTTACAATTGGGCTTGACTTTAAACCGCATCCTCAAGTTGTTATAAAAGCGGATTATCAAATTCGCAACACTGCATCCAATCTCCCCGCAGGTAAGGGAGTGGGGAAAGATGAATGGAAAATTGATCAGTTTAATATAGGGATTGGTTTTATATTTTAA